The DNA segment CATCAACTGCCGCAATTGCAAGTTCTATAGGAATACCAACGTGATCTCTTAGGGATTTTGGAGTAGCTCCAGTACCTCCTCTTACACCATCAATAACGATAGCATCTGCTCCTGCATGGGCAATACCACAAGCGATAGCTGCAACGTTATGAACAGCAGCAATCTTTACAAACACAGGTTTTTCATAGTTTGTAGCTTCTTTGAGAGCATAGATAAGTTGCCTTAAGTCCTCAATAGAGTAAATATCGTGGTGAGGAGCTGGGGAAATAGCATCAGCACCTACTGGAATCATACGAGTTTCTGCTATTCCCTCATTTACCTTTTCACCTGGGAGATGTCCACCAATTCCTGGTTTTGCTCCTTGTCCAATCTTTATTTCGATTGCAGCAGAATTTTCAAGGTATTCAAGGTCAACGCCAAATCTTCCTGAGGCTACTTGGACAACTGTGCAGTCTTTGTAGTCTCTTAAAGACTTGTGAAGACCACCCTCACCTGTGTTCCAGAAAGTTCCAAACTCTTTTGCAGCTCTTGCCATAGCTTTTTGAAGGTTAAGGTTGATAGAACCATAAGACATAGCTGAAAACATTACAGGTATCTCAAGTTCAAGCTGTTTTCCAATCTTGGTCTTTATAGTTACTCCATCTTCTTCAAACTCTACCTTATCGGTCTTCCTACCAATGAAAGTTTTTAATTCCATAGGTTCTCTTAGAGGGTCTATTGGAGGGTTTGTCACTTGACATGCATCAAGAAGTAAATGGTCGAAGTAATTCTTTATAGGTTTATCGTTTCCAGTGGAAGTGAGAATTACTGCCCCTGTAAGCATTTCCGTGTGAATATCCCTAATTGCTTCTTCTGTCCAGTTGGCATCAGGATGAAAAGTGGAAGGATTC comes from the Desulfurobacteriaceae bacterium genome and includes:
- a CDS encoding glutamate synthase-related protein; protein product: MLFKKPQVAFYPFMVLRDDEKCIRCKSCVDQCSFDATYYDKDLDKILNHNENCVNCKRCEAFCPTDAIKVVKNPSTFHPDANWTEEAIRDIHTEMLTGAVILTSTGNDKPIKNYFDHLLLDACQVTNPPIDPLREPMELKTFIGRKTDKVEFEEDGVTIKTKIGKQLELEIPVMFSAMSYGSINLNLQKAMARAAKEFGTFWNTGEGGLHKSLRDYKDCTVVQVASGRFGVDLEYLENSAAIEIKIGQGAKPGIGGHLPGEKVNEGIAETRMIPVGADAISPAPHHDIYSIEDLRQLIYALKEATNYEKPVFVKIAAVHNVAAIACGIAHAGADAIVIDGVRGGTGATPKSLRDHVGIPIELAIAAVDDRLRKEGLRNEVSLIAAGGFRSAVDVLKAIALGADAVYIGTVAKLAAGCTQCQQCHTGRCAWGITTNDPKLAKRLNPDIVAENLYNILRAWAHDIKELLGAMGINAIESIKGNRLRLRSWGLTEQENKILGVLPAGM